Proteins from one Xenopus tropicalis strain Nigerian chromosome 1, UCB_Xtro_10.0, whole genome shotgun sequence genomic window:
- the specc1l gene encoding cytospin-A: MRKASRSVGAAPKVPANNKSQATERSKSESSAPTASKVSRPGSSLSKAKSNDDLLAGMAGGLPASNSVKVKKNSTTSYPNSGTAMSGQEGRTRSSAGSSSNTKRSGSSGAKEVGSSRERLRERSRLTANKKPQGLGVGTGEVSAPSKRSRGRTDSDMIRMSKSKSDNQISDRAALEAKVKELMNLAKNKDAEILLLRTELRDTRSQLGQDVSDKSPDDLPLIHLQEQNTTVCEELQQLKSENRMLKDRLNALGFSLGQQPDDPDKLYGFQSLGINPGSHSDCGGGTLTSSVEGSAPGSMEDLLSQDESTLTGERRSSSMDNLDSECSEVYQPLTSSDDALDAPSSSSESEGLPSTERSRKGSSGNASEVSVACLTERIHQMEENQHSTAEELQATLQELADLQQITQELNSENERLGEEKVILMDSLCQQSDKLELFSRQLEYAQALLDEHHIAYSLDEDLKSSRYLDLEQRYMDLAENGRFEREQLLGVQQHLSNSLKMAEQDNKDAQDVIRALKERNHHMERIAEAEQLSKQALAATLEEYKATLNSEQGECARLKALLEQEKQRVAELYSIHSSGDASHIQNLLESVRSDKEKAESLASSLQEELLHARTDVNRMQDAFGKLEDEYRAFREEAQKQVSELTLALEKVRHELEEKETELSDMKETIFELEDEVEQHRAVKLHDNLIISDVENAVKKLQDQKHDMEREIKILNRKLREESAEWRQFQADLQTAVVIANDIKSEAQEEIGELKRQLQEALEKNEKLAKEMENATSRKQEEERGRVYNYMNAVERDLAALRQGMGLNRRSSTSSDPAPTVKTLIKSFDNASSQAAAVAAAAATPISRTPLSPSPMKTPPAAAVSPMQRHSISGPISVAKSLPGLSEKRPSYAEIPVQEHMLRSSSSSRSAASLPRVPAIDNAKSISVSRRSSEELKRDISVPDGSSAPSLMVMTSPSPQLSLSSSSPTASVTPTARSRIREERKDPLAALAREYGGSKRNALLKWCQKKTEGYPNIDITNFSSSWNDGLAFCALLHTYLPAHIPYQELTNQDKRRNFTLAFQAAESVGIKSTLDINEMVRTERPDWQCLMTYVTSIYKYFET; this comes from the exons ATGAGGAAAGCAAGCAGGAGTGTAGGCGCTGCCCCAAAAGTACCTGCTAATAATAAATCACAAGCTACCGAGCGGTCAAAGTCAGAGAGCAGCGCACCCACTGCTTCCAAGGTTTCCCGACCTGGATCTTCCTTATCAAAA GCTAAAAGCAATGATGATCTTTTAGCTGGCATGGCTGGTGGCCTTCCTGCAAGCAATAGTGTAAAGGTAAAGAAAAACAGCACTACATCTTACCCCAATTCTGGCACAGCAATGAGTGGACAGGAGGGGAGAACAAGAAGCAGTGCAG GAAGTAGTTCAAACACCAAGCGCAGTGGTTCATCGGGTGCTAAGGAAGTTGGATCTTCACGTGAGAGGTTAAGAGAACGGTCTCGTTTGACAGCCAACAAAAAGCCACAAGGTTTAGGAGTTGGCACGGGAGAAGTGTCAGCCCCTAGCAAGCGATCACGTGGACGAACAGATTCTGATATGATTCGCATGAGCAAGTCCAAATCTGACAATCAAATCAGTGACCGTGCAGCTCTGGAGGCCAAAGTCAAAGAATTGATGAACTTAGCTAAGAATAAAGATGCTGAGATTCTTCTACTTCGTACAGAGCTAAGGGACACCCGTTCACAACTGGGACAGGATGTTTCTGACAAGAGTCCTGATGACCTTCCTTTAATACATTTACAGGAGCAGAATACAACAGTATGTGAGGAGCTGCAGCAACTGAAAAGTGAAAATCGAATGTTGAAGGATCGATTAAATGCCCTGGGCTTTTCACTGGGGCAACAACCAGATGATCCAGATAAGCTGTATGGCTTTCAGTCCTTGGGCATTAATCCAGGGAGCCACAGTGACTGTGGAGGAGGGACTCTAACCTCCTCTGTAGAGGGTTCAGCGCCTGGGTCAATGGAGGATCTCCTTAGCCAAGATGAAAGTACCCTTACTGGTGAAAGGAGGAGCAGCTCTATGGATAACCTAGATAGTGAGTGCAGTGAGGTATACCAGCCACTAACCTCTAGTGATGATGCCTTAGATGCCCCCTCATCATCCTCAGAATCAGAAGGCCTTCCTAGTACTGAGCGATCTCGTAAAGGAAGCAGTGGGAATGCCAGTGAAGTTTCTGTTGCGTGCCTTACTGAGCGCATTCACCAAATGGAAGAAAACCAACATAGCACAGCAGAAGAACTACAGGCCACCTTGCAGGAACTAGCTGACCTTCAGCAAATCACACAGGAGCTAAACAGTGAAAATGAAAGACTAGGGGAGGAAAAGGTTATATTAATGGACTCTCTCTGCCAGCAGAGTGACAAACTAGAGTTATTTAGCCGTCAGTTGGAGTACGCTCAGGCTTTGTTAGACGAACACCATATAGCCTACTCTCTTGATGAAGATCTAAAAAGTAGCCGCTACCTGGATCTTGAACAACGCTACATGGATCTGGCTGAAAATGGCCGTTTTGAGAGGGAGCAGCTTTTGGGGGTACAGCAGCATCTGAGTAATTCCCTAAAGATGGCAGAACAGGATAACAAGGATGCACAAGATGTCATCCGTGCTCTTAAAGAGCGAAATCACCACATGGAACGCATTGCTGAGGCTGAGCAGCTGAGTAAGCAAGCTTTAGCTGCGACATTAGAGGAGTATAAGGCTACCTTAAATTCAGAGCAAGGTGAATGTGCTCGACTGAAAGCACTCCTGGAGCAGGAAAAACAAAGGGTAGCAGAGCTATATTCCATACATAGCTCTGGGGATGCATCTCACATACAGAACCTTCTTGAAAGTGTGCGTAGTGACAAGGAGAAGGCAGAGAGCCTAGCCAGCAGTCTACAGGAAGAGTTGTTGCATGCACGCACTGATGTCAACCGTATGCAGGATGCTTTTGGCAAG ctggaGGATGAATATAGAGCCTTCAGGGAGGAGGCCCAAAAGCAGGTGTCAGAATTAACTTTGGCACTAGAGAAGGTGCGGCATGAACTGGAAGAGAAAGAAACAGAACTCAGCGACATGAAGGAGACAATATTTGAGCTGGAGGATGAAGTTGAGCAGCATCGAGCTGTAAAGCTTCACGATAACTTGATAATTTCAGATGTTGAAA ATGCAGTAAAGAAACTTCAGGATCAAAAACATGACATGGAGCGTGAGATCAAAATACTAAACCGGAAACTGAGG GAGGAATCTGCAGAATGGCGCCAGTTTCAGGCTGACTTGCAGACGGCTGTTGTGATTGCCAATGATATCAAATCTGAAGCACAGGAGGAGATTGGGGAACTGAAGAGGCAACTCCAGGAGGCACTTGAGAAGAATGAGAAGCTTGCAAAAGAGATGGAAAATGCAACATCACGCAA ACAGGAAGAGGAACGCGGTCGTGTCTATAACTACATGAATGCTGTGGAAAGGGACTTGGCAGCACTAAGACAGGGAATGGGTTTAAACCGTAGATCGTCTACATCATCAGATCCTGCACCTACTGTCAAAACCCTGATTAAATCCTTTGACAATGCATCCTCCCAAG CTGCTGCGGTGGCGGCAGCTGCAGCTACACCAATTTCCAGGACACCTCTTAGCCCAAGTCCCATGAAgactcctcctgctgctgctgtttcACCGATGCAG AGACATTCTATAAGTGGACCTATATCTGTTGCGAAATCCTTACCAGGCTTATCAGAAAAGAGGCCAAGCTATGCGGAGATTCCAGTTCAGG AGCATATGCTGAGAAGTTCATCCAGCAGCAGAAGTGCAGCCTCGTTGCCCCGTGTTCCAGCAATAGACAACGCTAAATCTATTTCAG TATCACGGCGCAGTAGTGAGGAGCTGAAACGTGACATCTCAGTGCCAGATGGAAGCTCTGCCCCCTCATTGATGGTGATGACTTCACCCTCTCCCCAGCTTTCCCTGTCTTCATCCTCCCCCACTGCCTCTGTAACACCCACTGCCCGTAGCCGCATCAG GGAGGAAAGAAAGGACCCTTTGGCTGCCTTGGCCCGTGAATATGGGGGCTCAAAACGAAATGCTTTGCTGAAGTGGTGTCAGAAGAAGACTGAAGGATATCCG
- the specc1l gene encoding cytospin-A isoform X1, giving the protein MRKASRSVGAAPKVPANNKSQATERSKSESSAPTASKVSRPGSSLSKAKSNDDLLAGMAGGLPASNSVKVKKNSTTSYPNSGTAMSGQEGRTRSSAGSSSNTKRSGSSGAKEVGSSRERLRERSRLTANKKPQGLGVGTGEVSAPSKRSRGRTDSDMIRMSKSKSDNQISDRAALEAKVKELMNLAKNKDAEILLLRTELRDTRSQLGQDVSDKSPDDLPLIHLQEQNTTVCEELQQLKSENRMLKDRLNALGFSLGQQPDDPDKLYGFQSLGINPGSHSDCGGGTLTSSVEGSAPGSMEDLLSQDESTLTGERRSSSMDNLDSECSEVYQPLTSSDDALDAPSSSSESEGLPSTERSRKGSSGNASEVSVACLTERIHQMEENQHSTAEELQATLQELADLQQITQELNSENERLGEEKVILMDSLCQQSDKLELFSRQLEYAQALLDEHHIAYSLDEDLKSSRYLDLEQRYMDLAENGRFEREQLLGVQQHLSNSLKMAEQDNKDAQDVIRALKERNHHMERIAEAEQLSKQALAATLEEYKATLNSEQGECARLKALLEQEKQRVAELYSIHSSGDASHIQNLLESVRSDKEKAESLASSLQEELLHARTDVNRMQDAFGKLEDEYRAFREEAQKQVSELTLALEKVRHELEEKETELSDMKETIFELEDEVEQHRAVKLHDNLIISDVENAVKKLQDQKHDMEREIKILNRKLREESAEWRQFQADLQTAVVIANDIKSEAQEEIGELKRQLQEALEKNEKLAKEMENATSRKQEEERGRVYNYMNAVERDLAALRQGMGLNRRSSTSSDPAPTVKTLIKSFDNASSQAPSPAAAVAAAAATPISRTPLSPSPMKTPPAAAVSPMQRHSISGPISVAKSLPGLSEKRPSYAEIPVQEHMLRSSSSSRSAASLPRVPAIDNAKSISVSRRSSEELKRDISVPDGSSAPSLMVMTSPSPQLSLSSSSPTASVTPTARSRIREERKDPLAALAREYGGSKRNALLKWCQKKTEGYPNIDITNFSSSWNDGLAFCALLHTYLPAHIPYQELTNQDKRRNFTLAFQAAESVGIKSTLDINEMVRTERPDWQCLMTYVTSIYKYFET; this is encoded by the exons ATGAGGAAAGCAAGCAGGAGTGTAGGCGCTGCCCCAAAAGTACCTGCTAATAATAAATCACAAGCTACCGAGCGGTCAAAGTCAGAGAGCAGCGCACCCACTGCTTCCAAGGTTTCCCGACCTGGATCTTCCTTATCAAAA GCTAAAAGCAATGATGATCTTTTAGCTGGCATGGCTGGTGGCCTTCCTGCAAGCAATAGTGTAAAGGTAAAGAAAAACAGCACTACATCTTACCCCAATTCTGGCACAGCAATGAGTGGACAGGAGGGGAGAACAAGAAGCAGTGCAG GAAGTAGTTCAAACACCAAGCGCAGTGGTTCATCGGGTGCTAAGGAAGTTGGATCTTCACGTGAGAGGTTAAGAGAACGGTCTCGTTTGACAGCCAACAAAAAGCCACAAGGTTTAGGAGTTGGCACGGGAGAAGTGTCAGCCCCTAGCAAGCGATCACGTGGACGAACAGATTCTGATATGATTCGCATGAGCAAGTCCAAATCTGACAATCAAATCAGTGACCGTGCAGCTCTGGAGGCCAAAGTCAAAGAATTGATGAACTTAGCTAAGAATAAAGATGCTGAGATTCTTCTACTTCGTACAGAGCTAAGGGACACCCGTTCACAACTGGGACAGGATGTTTCTGACAAGAGTCCTGATGACCTTCCTTTAATACATTTACAGGAGCAGAATACAACAGTATGTGAGGAGCTGCAGCAACTGAAAAGTGAAAATCGAATGTTGAAGGATCGATTAAATGCCCTGGGCTTTTCACTGGGGCAACAACCAGATGATCCAGATAAGCTGTATGGCTTTCAGTCCTTGGGCATTAATCCAGGGAGCCACAGTGACTGTGGAGGAGGGACTCTAACCTCCTCTGTAGAGGGTTCAGCGCCTGGGTCAATGGAGGATCTCCTTAGCCAAGATGAAAGTACCCTTACTGGTGAAAGGAGGAGCAGCTCTATGGATAACCTAGATAGTGAGTGCAGTGAGGTATACCAGCCACTAACCTCTAGTGATGATGCCTTAGATGCCCCCTCATCATCCTCAGAATCAGAAGGCCTTCCTAGTACTGAGCGATCTCGTAAAGGAAGCAGTGGGAATGCCAGTGAAGTTTCTGTTGCGTGCCTTACTGAGCGCATTCACCAAATGGAAGAAAACCAACATAGCACAGCAGAAGAACTACAGGCCACCTTGCAGGAACTAGCTGACCTTCAGCAAATCACACAGGAGCTAAACAGTGAAAATGAAAGACTAGGGGAGGAAAAGGTTATATTAATGGACTCTCTCTGCCAGCAGAGTGACAAACTAGAGTTATTTAGCCGTCAGTTGGAGTACGCTCAGGCTTTGTTAGACGAACACCATATAGCCTACTCTCTTGATGAAGATCTAAAAAGTAGCCGCTACCTGGATCTTGAACAACGCTACATGGATCTGGCTGAAAATGGCCGTTTTGAGAGGGAGCAGCTTTTGGGGGTACAGCAGCATCTGAGTAATTCCCTAAAGATGGCAGAACAGGATAACAAGGATGCACAAGATGTCATCCGTGCTCTTAAAGAGCGAAATCACCACATGGAACGCATTGCTGAGGCTGAGCAGCTGAGTAAGCAAGCTTTAGCTGCGACATTAGAGGAGTATAAGGCTACCTTAAATTCAGAGCAAGGTGAATGTGCTCGACTGAAAGCACTCCTGGAGCAGGAAAAACAAAGGGTAGCAGAGCTATATTCCATACATAGCTCTGGGGATGCATCTCACATACAGAACCTTCTTGAAAGTGTGCGTAGTGACAAGGAGAAGGCAGAGAGCCTAGCCAGCAGTCTACAGGAAGAGTTGTTGCATGCACGCACTGATGTCAACCGTATGCAGGATGCTTTTGGCAAG ctggaGGATGAATATAGAGCCTTCAGGGAGGAGGCCCAAAAGCAGGTGTCAGAATTAACTTTGGCACTAGAGAAGGTGCGGCATGAACTGGAAGAGAAAGAAACAGAACTCAGCGACATGAAGGAGACAATATTTGAGCTGGAGGATGAAGTTGAGCAGCATCGAGCTGTAAAGCTTCACGATAACTTGATAATTTCAGATGTTGAAA ATGCAGTAAAGAAACTTCAGGATCAAAAACATGACATGGAGCGTGAGATCAAAATACTAAACCGGAAACTGAGG GAGGAATCTGCAGAATGGCGCCAGTTTCAGGCTGACTTGCAGACGGCTGTTGTGATTGCCAATGATATCAAATCTGAAGCACAGGAGGAGATTGGGGAACTGAAGAGGCAACTCCAGGAGGCACTTGAGAAGAATGAGAAGCTTGCAAAAGAGATGGAAAATGCAACATCACGCAA ACAGGAAGAGGAACGCGGTCGTGTCTATAACTACATGAATGCTGTGGAAAGGGACTTGGCAGCACTAAGACAGGGAATGGGTTTAAACCGTAGATCGTCTACATCATCAGATCCTGCACCTACTGTCAAAACCCTGATTAAATCCTTTGACAATGCATCCTCCCAAG CTCCAAGTCCAGCTGCTGCGGTGGCGGCAGCTGCAGCTACACCAATTTCCAGGACACCTCTTAGCCCAAGTCCCATGAAgactcctcctgctgctgctgtttcACCGATGCAG AGACATTCTATAAGTGGACCTATATCTGTTGCGAAATCCTTACCAGGCTTATCAGAAAAGAGGCCAAGCTATGCGGAGATTCCAGTTCAGG AGCATATGCTGAGAAGTTCATCCAGCAGCAGAAGTGCAGCCTCGTTGCCCCGTGTTCCAGCAATAGACAACGCTAAATCTATTTCAG TATCACGGCGCAGTAGTGAGGAGCTGAAACGTGACATCTCAGTGCCAGATGGAAGCTCTGCCCCCTCATTGATGGTGATGACTTCACCCTCTCCCCAGCTTTCCCTGTCTTCATCCTCCCCCACTGCCTCTGTAACACCCACTGCCCGTAGCCGCATCAG GGAGGAAAGAAAGGACCCTTTGGCTGCCTTGGCCCGTGAATATGGGGGCTCAAAACGAAATGCTTTGCTGAAGTGGTGTCAGAAGAAGACTGAAGGATATCCG